A region from the Malus domestica chromosome 07, GDT2T_hap1 genome encodes:
- the LOC103438608 gene encoding transcription termination factor MTEF1, chloroplastic-like, with amino-acid sequence MVALHNLKALRFGYSQSSRIVASITQRFLSGDPKPSHFPLQVQILCRHFTSEISETQPNVAVNYLINSCGLSPKDAISASKRVKLRSLERADSVLACLRNHGICQTRITSVIKHRSELLQADLEKTVLPQLEFFRSIGVSREDLATTLSYNPRLLITNLENRIVPTYDFLRSLLSAKHVASVFKAGSWIFVEGHSKKVAPNIEVLRESDEVMKMGFNLEKTSSVKAIRALCGRSKLKCNRNREVYRRWGWSEDVALSAFRKNPLCMIHSEKKIMKAMDFFVNKMGWSSITIAKYPGVISFSLEKRIVPRCSVVKVLLLKGLIKEVEKTMSLYSLLFPAEKIFLESFVTKYLKEVPQLLNVYQGKVDVWDV; translated from the exons ATGGTTGCGCTCCACAACTTGAAGGCCCTCAGATTTGGTTATTCGCAATCTTCCCGCATAGTTGCTTCCATAACTCAACGATTTCTCTCTGGGGATCCAAAACCCTCACATTTTCCTCTTCAAGTTCAGATACTCTGCAGACATTTCACCTCAGAAATCTCAGAAACCCAACCCAATGTCGCAGTCAATTACCTGATAAACTCATGTGGGTTGTCACCAAAAGATGCAATTTCAGCATCCAAGAGGGTCAAACTGCGATCCCTAGAAAGAGCAGACTCCGTTTTGGCCTGTTTGAGAAACCATGGAATCTGTCAGACCCGAATCACAAGCGTCATCAAACATCGCTCAGAACTTCTTCAAGCCGATCTGGAGAAAACCGTTTTGCCACAGCTTGAGTTTTTCAGGTCTATTGGAGTTTCAAGGGAAGACCTTGCAACAACTCTGTCATATAATCCGCGGCTTTTGATCACAAACTTGGAAAATCGGATTGTACCCACTTACGATTTCCTCAGGAGTCTGCTTTCTGCGAAACACGTCGCTTCTGTTTTCAAGGCGGGCTCGTGGATTTTCGTGGAAGGCCACTCCAAGAAGGTGGCGCCAAATATTGAGGTTTTGAGAGAATCAG ATGAGGTTATGAAAATGGGTTTTAATCTGGAAAAAACATCTTCTGTGAAGGCAATACGTGCATTGTGTGGTAGGTCTAAGTTGAAATGCAATCGAAATCGAGAAGTTTATAGGAGGTGGGGCTGGTCTGAGGATGTTGCTCTCTCTGCTTTCAGGAAGAACCCACTTTGTATGATTCATtcggaaaagaaaataatgaaagCAATGGATTTTTTTGTGAACAAGATGGGATGGTCGTCAATAACAATTGCCAAATACCCAGGGGTCATCTCTTTCAGTTTGGAGAAGAGAATTGTCCCGAGGTGTTCGGTTGTCaaggttttgttgttgaaaGGACTGATAAAGGAAGTCGAAAAAACTATGAGTTTGTATTCTCTTTTGTTCCCTGCAGAGAAAATCTTCTTGGAGAGTTTTGTAACCAAATATCTTAAAGAAGTACCTCAGTTGCTGAATGTTTATCAAGGGAAAGTGGATGTCTGGGATGTCTGA
- the LOC103438612 gene encoding transcription termination factor MTERF8, chloroplastic-like, producing the protein MVALTFRLCCSQSSRIKRFVSRQHPLLLCRNFTSEISENHNDFTVNYLINSCGLSPEGAILASKRTKLRSPERPDSALFFLRNHGFSQTQISKIVRSCPHVLNSNPDKILLPKLEFFRSLGVSRECLAKVLERHPGLLSASLENRIVPTYNFLKSMVSEKNVVSVFKSGSRIFVEGHCKTVVPNIEILKESGMPQSCISLLLVHHPSTLMVKPEEIGKVVDEVKQMGFNLQISTSVMAIKALCGKNRPVWNRSLQVYKRWGWSEDVVLSAFRRYPCCMTVSEKKIMLALEFLVIKMGWPSVMIAKAPAVMCYSLEKRFIPRCLVVKVLLLKGLIKGIENVSLGSVLVPAEKLFLERYVARYIDQVPQLLSVYHGKVGVQDV; encoded by the coding sequence ATGGTAGCGCTCACCTTCAGATTGTGTTGTTCTCAATCTTCCAGAATTAAACGATTTGTTTCTCGTCAACATCCGCTGCTACTCTGCAGAAATTTCACCTCAGAAATCTCAGAAAACCACAACGATTTCACAGTCAATTACCTCATAAACTCATGTGGGTTGTCCCCAGAAGGTGCAATTTTAGCCTCCAAGAGGACGAAGCTGCGTTCTCCAGAAAGACCAGACTCCGCTTTGTTCTTTCTCAGAAACCATGGATTCTCTCAAACCCAGATCTCCAAGATCGTCAGGTCATGCCCACACGTTCTCAATTCCAATCCTGATAAAATCCTTCTGCCAAAGCTTGAATTTTTCAGGTCTCTTGGAGTTTCAAGAGAGTGCCTTGCAAAAGTTTTGGAACGTCATCCCGGTCTCTTGTCTGCAAGCTTGGAAAATCGGATTGTACCCACTTATAATTTTCTTAAGAGTATGGTTTCTGAGAAAAATGTCGTTTCTGTTTTCAAGTCGGGCTCACGGATTTTCGTGGAAGGCCACTGCAAGACTGTTGTCCCAAATATTGAGATTTTGAAAGAATCAGGTATGCCCCAATCATGCATTTCTCTGCTGCTTGTTCATCACCCCAGCACTTTAATGGTAAAGCCTGAAGAGATAGGTAAAGTTGTGGACGAGGTTAAGCAAATGGGTTTTAATCTGCAAATATCAACGTCGGTGATGGCAATAAAAGCATTGTGTGGTAAGAATAGGCCTGTATGGAATCGAAGTCTCCAGGTTTATAAGAGATGGGGTTGGTCTGAAGATGTTGTGCTCTCTGCTTTCCGGAGGTACCCTTGCTGTATGACTGTGTCGGAGAAGAAAATAATGCTAGCGCTGGAATTTTTAGTGATAAAGATGGGGTGGCCGTCGGTAATGATTGCCAAAGCCCCGGCGGTCATGTGTTACAGTTTGGAGAAGAGATTCATCCCCCGCTGCTTGGTTGTTAAAGTTTTGTTGCTGAAAGGATTGATAAAGGGGATTGAAAACGTGAGTTTGGGTTCTGTGTTGGTGCCTGCAGAGAAGTTGTTCTTGGAGAGGTATGTGGCCAGATATATCGATCAAGTCCCTCAGTTATTGAGTGTGTATCATGGAAAAGTTGGAGTCCAGGATGTATGA